A region of Bacteroides sp. DNA encodes the following proteins:
- a CDS encoding TIGR01777 family oxidoreductase, with protein MKAAISGSSGFQGKAVTAWLKGMGYEVVSLSRKDLYGSPENLSARIQGAAVVIHLAGAPIIGRWTPKYKQEVYDSRIITTRNLVNAMGRLEKKPRTFICASAIGIYPTQGVFTEDRKEVAGNFLGKVCKDWEAAAAKAPEEVRVLNFRFGIVLGKQGGALPKLALPFRLFIGGRIASGKQMISWIHLDDVLQIFRFALENETLSGPLNICTPQPVSNQQLSQAIARTLGRPAFFPVPAFALRLVFGDGAMMLTQGQEALPKKLLDEGFRFQFPEIQHALKDLL; from the coding sequence ATGAAAGCAGCAATCAGTGGCAGCAGTGGTTTCCAGGGAAAAGCCGTAACCGCTTGGCTGAAGGGAATGGGCTATGAGGTCGTTTCCCTTTCGCGAAAAGATTTATACGGTTCTCCCGAAAACCTGTCCGCACGGATCCAAGGGGCCGCGGTGGTGATTCACCTGGCAGGAGCCCCCATTATCGGACGCTGGACGCCAAAATACAAACAGGAGGTTTACGACAGCCGCATCATCACCACCCGCAACCTGGTCAATGCCATGGGCCGGCTTGAAAAGAAACCCCGCACGTTCATCTGTGCTTCTGCCATTGGCATTTACCCCACCCAGGGCGTTTTTACCGAAGACCGCAAAGAAGTGGCGGGCAACTTCCTGGGAAAAGTTTGCAAGGACTGGGAAGCGGCTGCAGCAAAGGCTCCAGAGGAAGTCCGTGTGCTGAATTTCCGTTTTGGCATTGTGCTGGGAAAACAGGGGGGTGCACTTCCCAAACTGGCTCTCCCCTTCCGGCTGTTTATCGGGGGCAGGATCGCTTCCGGCAAACAAATGATATCCTGGATACACCTGGACGATGTGCTGCAAATTTTCAGGTTTGCCCTGGAAAACGAAACCCTTTCGGGACCGCTAAACATTTGCACGCCCCAGCCTGTAAGCAATCAGCAACTGTCGCAGGCCATTGCGCGTACCCTGGGTCGGCCCGCTTTTTTCCCGGTACCTGCTTTTGCCCTCCGGCTGGTATTTGGCGATGGGGCCATGATGCTCACCCAAGGACAGGAAGCCCTGCCCAAAAAACTGTTGGATGAAG